In Drosophila bipectinata strain 14024-0381.07 chromosome 2R, DbipHiC1v2, whole genome shotgun sequence, one genomic interval encodes:
- the LOC108133047 gene encoding uncharacterized protein: MILGRFVRFLVLAGTIYLAKEFGSWDEVGHRVGAERPASDLPVGADGHEEKPTPKDLMAPDSHRLLFDEEDKRRMKRAQEDLGKKLCQPPLCEPKPKPLTEAINDALYDTWLAIKKIPDYWSRAAADVQESVSKFFDGGKK, translated from the coding sequence ATGATTTTGGGCAGATTCGTAAGGTTCTTGGTCCTGGCCGGCACCATCTACTTGGCCAAGGAGTTCGGCAGCTGGGATGAGGTTGGACATCGGGTTGGGGCGGAGAGACCAGCCTCTGATCTTCCGGTTGGGGCTGATGGCCACGAAGAGAAGCCCACTCCCAAGGACCTGATGGCGCCTGATAGTCATCGACTTCTCTTTGACGAGGAGGACAAACGGCGGATGAAACGGGCCCAAGAGGACTTGGGTAAGAAGCTCTGCCAGCCTCCCCTGTGCGAGCCCAAGCCGAAACCCCTTACGGAAGCCATCAATGATGCCCTGTACGACACCTGGCTAGCCATAAAGAAGATTCCGGACTACTGGTCCCGGGCCGCGGCCGATGTTCAGGAGAGCGTCAGTAAATTTTTCGATGGAGGAAAAAAATAG
- the SmydA-7 gene encoding SET domain-containing protein SmydA-8, translated as MQDFGENIQQVHNDQLGRHLVAGMNIEPGDTLLEERPLLVTPHWECGQLKCAQCFQESYVICRRCQVYPLCMDCSQHDDFECSFFASGAGKGICKDILVKNYGICGLLKLLLLLEDPATRPDCETLVERPVNLDDYRDGDGMWQEHEEQVVRPLMASGLLEVLPGQQLTSDVLHAHCIRIDSNAFEVTARDGDTLKGVFVCGASLPHNCVPNTVVALDEQFNMKLYAAVPLQTGDIIYNSYTNPLMGTSQRQHQLRLSRRLDCSCSRCLDPTEMGTHMSSMKCRECSQGYAVCEMDSEGRPGDWRCLECQATMSAASVHELLAEVGGALVEARGELPVYESLLTQYKSMLHPNHFLLLDIKQNIASILRAAALMNSMEQPCKKLLARRVELCSDLLPVCRAVVPGISKLYAIGLFEYLLALIELVELQFAESDMTKKEYVAQLRTARVVGKEAMDLLRFEPENSAEGYLSDRISMELERIDSDLNKYGG; from the exons ATGCAAGATTTCGGTGAAAATATTCAGCAGGTCCACAATGACCAGCTGGGCAG GCACCTGGTGGCAGGGATGAACATCGAACCGGGTGATACTCTGCTGGAGGAGCGCCCCCTGCTGGTGACTCCTCACTGGGAGTGTGGCCAGCTCAAGTGCGCCCAGTGCTTCCAGGAGTCGTACGTCATCTGCCGGCGGTGTCAGGTGTATCCTCTGTGCATGGATTGCAGTCAGCACGATGACTTTGAATGCAGTTTCTTTGCTAGTGGAGCAGGGAAAGGTATCTGCAAGGATATCCTGGTGAAAAACTATGGCATATGTGGTCTTCTCAAGTTGCTGCTCCTCCTGGAAGATCCTGCCACTCGACCTGATTGTGAGACGCTCGTGGAACGGCCAGTTAACCTGGATGATTATAGGGATGGGGACGGAATGTGGCAGGAGCATGAAGAGCAGGTGGTAAGGCCACTGATGGCCAGTGGCCTACTGGAGGTCCTTCCAGGCCAGCAGCTGACGAGTGATGTGCTGCACGCCCACTGCATCCGTATCGACAGCAATGCCTTCGAGGTGACCGCCCGGGACGGAGACACCTTAAAAGGAGTATTCGTGTGCGGAGCCAGTCTGCCGCATAACTGTGTTCCCAATACGGTGGTGGCCTTGGACGAGCAGTTCAACATGAAGCTCTATGCAGCTGTGCCCCTCCAGACCGGTGACATCATATACAACTCCTACACGAATCCCCTGATGGGAACCAGCCAAAGGCAACATCAGCTACGTCTCAGTCGCCGCTTGGACTGCTCCTGCTCCAGGTGTCTGGATCCCACGGAAatgggcacccatatgagcaGCATGAAGTGCCGGGAATGCTCCCAGGGATATGCTGTCTGCGAAATGGACTCCGAAGGTCGACCTGGCGACTGGCGCTGCTTGGAGTGTCAGGCCACCATGTCAGCTGCCAGTGTGCATGAGCTGTTGGCGGAGGTGGGAGGCGCCTTGGTGGAGGCTCGCGGTGAGCTGCCGGTCTACGAATCCCTGCTGACTCAGTACAAATCTATGCTTCATCCCAATCACTTCCTGCTGCTGGACATCAAGCAAAACATAGCCAGCATTCTGCGGGCCGCCGCACTAATGAACTCCATGGAGCAGCCTTGCAAGAAACTGCTGGCTCGCAGGGTGGAGCTATGCTCCGATCTGTTGCCCGTCTGCCGGGCCGTGGTTCCGGGCATTTCCAAGCTTTATGCCATCGGCCTGTTTGAGTATCTTCTGGCTCTGATCGAGCTGGTGGAGCTGCAGTTTGCCGAAAGTGATATGACCAAAAAGGAGTATGTG GCCCAGCTAAGGACTGCCAGGGTGGTGGGCAAGGAAGCTATGGATCTGCTACGCTTTGAGCCGGAAAACTCTGCCGAGGGCTACCTCTCCGATCGTATTTCCATGGAGTTGGAGCGCATCGACTCGGATTTGAATAAATACGGAGGCTAG
- the RhoGEF2 gene encoding uncharacterized protein RhoGEF2 isoform X3 translates to METYKIQTLQKMLEQEKLNLERLKGDQNNPSYKLSEANIRKLREQLHQVGAEDAPTVKLQAAAGNKNTALLTPNQIQHLSTSASATHSNQQFHPLHHHHNHHNNNYPQQPTHQQPSSNSSPAFLSLLPRSLSSLSLGTRKNKIDKDFGGASSPFGLTTDFLHNQRMSHQAESMSQSLHQHTSSTPTSTQYHQQMQQQQHRFKDSGSSSKSKNKFAISRSLIEEDVPPPLPQRNPPRTLNLDLKNGNASPGGGLMAPVSDLDRATSPQLNRSQQQHHFPSSNENSPSNAKSKRSKTKTKALSDPKMSTQMFLQMESASSGGAAGGSIEVDGGPPPLPPRLPGMMTEEMSRGSCQNLNQPNSVATSFNYPLVSTTTAVQGDNMKNAFPLSQRPNIVQQLQQYQQQQQQQQHQMGGGQATSALGQTPKLGKNKHRRVGSSPDNMHPRHPDRMTKTTSGSWEIVEKDGEVTPPGTPPPPYLTSSHMTVPEDPNENCRGGGAAGIFIESHQFTPIAGASSPIPTSLHSCHIQAAQSNDTQKEIISMEDENSSDADEPFIDENGPFNNLTRLLQAENVTFLAIFLNYVISNSDPAPLLFYLITELYKEGTSKDMRKWAYEIHSTFLVPRAPLSWYRQDESLAREVDNVLQSEFDKVEILRTVFLRSRKRARDLISEQLREFQQKRTAGLGTIYGPTDDKLAEAKSDKLREQIIDKYLMPNLQLLIEEENTSPEDVRKVALCSALSTVIYRIFNSRAPPSNIVERVHHFVSRDKSFKSRLIGKNRKMNVRGHPLVLRQYYEVTHCNHCQTIIWGVSPQGYHCTDCKLNIHRQCAKVVDESCPGPLPQAKRPANNDKISKLMGKIRPRTSDVMGNEKRSRQEEDMDVDLTPDRGNSSIVRQPSDRRPDANISIRSNGNTSCNTSALNTTDLQSSFHGSCANDSINTVGGAMDLSTSVASTAPSSCGSVSAGLSGFGELTAQDSVDKDARRERYTQHAQHKSAPVSVNRSESYKERLSNKRNRNSRRKTSDPSLSSRPNEEQPDLGLANANYVASSNSSLSSAGGSESPSTSMEHFAAGGGAVGGVQAMPSGLNQNQHPHFLIQQHAQQHCQQDSFQGSLPGSAGSVAVNRFWGAGGHPMPRQWNMESDDEDDVNEADWSSMVAAEMLAALTDAEKKRQEIINEIYQTERNHVRTLKLLDRLFFLPLYESGLLSQDHLLLLFPPALLHLREIHGAFEQQLKGRRIEHNHVVNHLGDLLSEMFDGQSGDVLCEYAAQFCARQQIALEALKEKRNKDEQLQKLLKKSESHKACRRLELKDLLPTVLQRLTKYPLLFENLYKVTVRVLPENTIEAEAIQRAVESSKKILVEVNQAVKTAEDAHKLQNIQRKLDRSSYDKEEFKKLDLTQHRLIHDGTLTIKKNPGVQLHGLLFDNMIVLLTKQDDKYFLKNLHTPLSVNNKPVSPIMSIDAETLVRQEAADKNSFFLIKTKSSQMLELRAPSSSECKTWFKHISDAIAQHSKNRSKNAPNSHETSVSDTPLSTIPHSSTKDSLELTSDVPQPMAATATVTTTPLAPMLPIATVTPAPASNTSSISGVQLRNPQRDAGTNDSDADYVNTPKQRSSQNDVNRSMSIRSSGEPSHRANGSEPGDVTLRHSQSARESRESRPGSTGEERNSTYGMVGGHSKRDSASIICSNNSNNTRTLLMQSPLVDSTAIQVSCSSAHVAEPFLTPGEKLRRLDASIRNDLLEKQKIICDIFRLPVEHYDQIVDIAMMPEAPKDSADIALAAYDQIQTLTKMLNEYMHVTPEQEVSAVSTVVCNHCHEKDKLRKKPVVATLSSSSDTPPPLPPPNRQQAQPQAQPQIPPARPMPKLQPLDLVEVAIHEDDDGYCEIDELRLPAIPSKSQDSVPTTPLAPFKAEPKSPKEVAEEPAKLQRADAISREPSLEEKEKVAEEAHPPLEAESEQSKDEKETLGTETSDEAEGSSRKVDNKEALDESQKENNEEAPVEKEDKPEDDKTDVSEAVIAEASGTLVDSSTQTVPETTAETDKLFGGSGSTCGPNRIQHASALEPSVPCHALSSILTVLNEQISLLLPKINERDMERERLRKENQHLRELLSAQLGRQRVDEVKETPFDLSKLMHAEDVEIDDDIDDAISNSSLTPTPTPIPAEAGSSSAASSQVQTAEAMRVNSTEDKE, encoded by the exons ATGGAGACGTACAAAATCCAGACGCTGCAGAAAATGCTGGAGCAGGAGAAGCTGAATCTGGAGCGCTTGAAGGGTGACCAGAACAATCCCAGCTACAAGTTGTCGGAGGCGAACATTCGCAAGCTGCGCGAGCAACTGCATCAAGTGGGTGCCGAG GATGCACCGACTGTTAAGCTCCAGGCAGCCGCCGGCAACAAGAACACTGCATTACTAACGCCCAACCAAATCCAACACTTGTCCACGTCCGCGTCCGCCACTCACAGCAATCAGCAATTCCATCCTCTCCACCACCATCAcaaccaccacaacaacaactaccCGCAGCAGCCGACACATCAGCAGCCCAGCAGCAACTCCTCACCCGCATTCCTCTCCCTTCTGCCGCGTTCCCTTTCGTCCCTCTCCCTGGGCACTCGCAAGAACAAGATCGACAAGGATTTCGGCGGTGCATCGTCGCCCTTCGGCCTAACGACTGACTTCCTGCACAACCAGCGTATGAGCCACCAGGCCGAGTCCATGTCGCAGTCCCTGCACCAGCATACAAGCTCCACACCCACCTCCACGCAGTACCACCAGcagatgcagcagcagcagcatcggTTCAAGGACTCGGGATCCTCGTCGAAAAGCAAGAACAAGTTCGCCATCTCGAGGAGCCTCATTGAGGAGGATGTGCCACCGCCGCTGCCGCAACGCAACCCACCTAGGACACTGAACTTGGACCTGAAGAACGGCAATGCATCACCTGGAGGCGGGTTAATGGCTCCCGTTTCCGACCTGGACCGCGCCACCAGTCCCCAACTGAACCGatcacagcagcagcatcactTTCCCAGCAGCAACGAGAATAGTCCCAGCAACGCCAAGTCCAAACGTTCCAAAACCAAGACCAAGGCCCTGTCCGACCCAAAGATGTCCACGCAAATGTTCCTGCAAATGGAATCGGCCAGTTCGGGAGGAGCTGCCGGTGGATCTATCGAAGTGGACGGTGGTCCACCGCCACTGCCGCCTCGATTGCCGGGCATGATGACCGAGGAGATGAGTCGCGGCAGCTGCCAGAATCTCAACCAACCGAACTCCGTGGCCACGTCGTTTAACTATCCACTGGTGTCCACCACCACCGCGGTTCAGGGCGACAACATGAAGAACGCCTTTCCGCTCTCCCAGCGGCCCAATATTGtccagcagctgcagcaataccagcagcagcagcagcagcagcaacatcaaatGGGTGGTGGCCAGGCCACATCA GCTCTTGGACAGACGCCCAAGCTGGGGAAAAACAAACACCGTCGCGTCGGCTCTTCTCCAGACAATATGCATCCTCGGCATCCAG ATCGAATGACGAAAACCACCTCTGGCTCCTGGGAGATTGTCGAAAAGGATGGAGAAGTCACACCACCCGGCACTCCGCCGCCACCTTATCTCACCAGCTCGCACATGACAGTGCCCGAGGATCCCAACGAGAACTGTCGCGGCGGAGGGGCAGCTGGAATCTTCATCGAGTCCCATCAGTTCACACCGATAGCAGGCGCCTCGTCTCCCATCCCGACTTCTCTACATTCCTGCCACATTCAGGCGGCCCAGTCGAATGACACGCAGAAGGAGATCATCTCGATGGAGGATGAGAACTCGTCGGACGCGGATGAGCCGTTCATCGATGAAAACGGACCCTTCAATAATCTTACCCGTCTCCTGCAAGCAGAGAATGTCACCTTCCTCGCCATCTTCCTGAACTACGTGATCTCGAACTCGGATCCCGCGCCGCTGCTCTTCTACCTGATCACCGAGCTCTACAAGGAGGGCACCTCCAAGGATATGCGAAAGTGGGCCTACGAGATTCACTCCACGTTCCTGGTTCCTCGTGCTCCGTTGTCGTGGTACCGCCAGGACGAATCTCTGGCTCGCGAGGTGGACAATGTGTTGCAGTCCGAGTTCGATAAGGTGGAGATCCTGCGCACCGTCTTCCTGCGCAGCCGTAAGCGTGCCAGGGACTTGATTAGCGAGCAACTGCGCGAGTTCCAGCAAAAGCGCACCGCCGGTCTGGGCACTATTTACGGTCCCACGGACGACAAGCTGGCAGAGGCCAAATCGGATAAACTGAGGGAGCAGATTATCGACAAATATTTGATGCCCAACCTGCAGTTGCTTAT TGAAGAGGAAAACACTTCTCCCGAGGATGTCCGTAAAGTGGCCCTCTGCTCGGCCCTGTCCACGGTGATCTATCGCATCTTCAACAGCCGGGCGCCGCCGAGCAACATTGTCGAGCGGGTCCATCACTTTGTGAGCAGAGACAAGAGTTTCAAATCGCGCCTCATTGGAAAGAATCGCAAG ATGAACGTTCGTGGTCATCCATTGGTATTACGTCAATACTATGAAGTGACGCACTGCAATCATTGCCAGACGATAATCTGGGGTGTGAGTCCGCAAGGTTATCACTGTACAG ACTGTAAACTGAATATACACCGTCAATGCGCCAAAGTCGTTGACGAGAGTTGTCCCGGTCCTTTGCCGCAAGCCAAACGTCCTGCAAATAACGATAAAATCAGTAAATTAATGGGAAAAATTCGGCCGCGCACTAGCGACGTCATGGGAA ATGAGAAACGCAGTCGCCAAGAGGAGGATATGGATGTTGACCTGACGCCAG ATCGTGGCAACTCGTCGATTGTGCGCCAACCTTCCGATCGACGGCCAGATGCCAACATCTCTATACGTTCGAATGGAAACACTTCCTGCAACACCTCGGCACTGAACACTACTGACCTGCAGAGCTCTTTTCACGGCAGCTGCGCCAACGACAGTATCAACACCGTCGGTGGCGCCATGGACTTGTCCACCAGCGTGGCATCTACGGCACCGTCGAGCTGTGGCTCCGTTTCCGCCGGTCTGAGTGGCTTTGGCGAGCTGACGGCACAGGATTCGGTGGATAAGGATGCACGTAGAGAGCG TTACACGCAACATGCTCAGCACAAGAGCGCCCCGGTGTCGGTGAATCGCTCGGAATCGTACAAGGAGCGCTTGAGCAACAAGAGGAACCGCAACAGTCGTCGCAAGACCTCTGATCCAAGTCTGTCGTCGCGACCCAA TGAGGAGCAACCAGACTTGGGTCTCGCCAACGCAAACTATGTGGCCAGTTCAAATTCTAGTCTATCTTCAGCTGGCGGCAGCGAGAGTCCCAGCACCTCGATGGAGCACTTTGCCGCTGGTGGCGGAGCCGTGGGTGGAGTCCAGGCCATGCCGAGTGGCCTGAACCAGAACCAGCACCCCCACTTCTTGATTCAGCAGCACGCCCAGCAGCACTGCCAACAGGATTCCTTTCAGGGCAGCCTACCCGGATCGGCTGGCAGCGTTGCAGTCAACAGATTCTGGGGAGCTGGAGGACATCCCATGCCCAGGCAATGGAATATGGAGAGCGACGACGAGGACGATGTCAACGAGGCGGACTGGAGTTCCATGGTGGCCGCCGAGATGCTGGCAGCTCTAACAGATGCCGAAAAGAAGCGCCAAGAGATTATCAATG AAATCTACCAAACTGAACGAAACCATGTGCGCACCCTGAAGCTGCTTGATCGGCTCTTCTTTTTGCCGCTTTACGAGAGCGGGCTGCTCTCCCAGGATCACTTGCTGCTGTTGTTCCCGCCCGCCCTGCTGCACCTCCGCGAGATTCACGGCGCCTTCGAGCAGCAGTTGAAGGGGCGGCGCATCGAGCACAACCATGTGGTTAACCACCTGGGAGACCTGTTGTCCGAAATGTTTGATGGCCAATCGGGCGACGTACTCTGCGAATATGCAGCCCAGTTCTGTGCCCGGCAGCAAATCGCCTTGGAGGCGCTGAAGGAAAAGCGCAACAAGGACGAACAGCTGCAGAAACTGTTGAAGAAGTCCGAGTCCCACAAGGCCTGTCGCCGCCTGGAACTGAAGGACTTGCTGCCCACTGTGCTGCAGCGCCTCACCAAGTATCCCTTGTTGTTTGAAAATCTTTACAAGGTAACAGTGCGAGTGCTACCAGAGAACACCATCGAAGCAGAGGCCATCCAGAGAGCTGTGGAGTCCTCCAAGAAGATTCTTGTCGAGGTCAACCAGGCCGTAAAGACAGCAGAGGATGCTCACAA ACTGCAGAACATTCAGCGCAAGTTAGACAGATCCTCCTATGACAAGGAGGAGTTTAAAAAGTTGGACTTGACCCAGCATCGCCTCATCCACGATGGAACTCTGACGATTAAGAAGAATCCAGGCGTTCAGCTTCACGGTCTTCTGTTCGATAACATGATCGTTTTGCTAACCAAGCAG GATGATAAATACTTCTTGAAGAACTTGCACACTCCTCTGTCGGTGAACAACAAGCCCGTTAGCCCCATCATGAGCATTGATGCTGAGACCCTGGTGCGTCAGGAAGCGGCCGACAAGAACTCGTTCTTCCTCATCAAGACAAAGTCATCACAAATGCTGGAGTTGCGAGCTCCCAGCAGCTCGGAATGCAAAAC aTGGTTTAAGCATATATCGGATGCTATTGCCCAGCACTCGAAGAATCGTTCGAAGAACGCACCGAACAGCCATGAAACGAGCGTCAGCGATACACCGCTCTCCACCATTCCCCATTCCAGCACCAAAGATTCGCTGGAGCTTACCTCCGATGTGCCACAACCGATGGCAGCGACGGCCACGGTTACCACAACCCCTCTGGCTCCAATGCTACCAATAGCCACCGTAACCCCAGCACCAGCGAGCAACACCAGCTCCATATCCGGAGTGCAGCTGCGAAATCCGCAACGGGATGCGGGAACCAATGATTCTGATGCTGATTACGTGAACACACCCAAGCAGCGTTCGAGCCAGAATGATGTCAATCGCTCGATGTCGATCAGGAGCAGTGGCGAACCAAGCCACCGGGCCAATGGATCGGAGCCAGGCGATGTTACTCTGCGCCATTCACAGTCTGCCAGGGAGTCACGGGAATCTCGACCGGGGTCCACTGGCGAGGAACGCAACTCGACCTATGGAATGGTGGGTGGGCACTCGAAACGAGACAGTGCATCGATCATCTGCTCGAACAATTCGAACAACACGCGCACCTTGCTGATGCAGAGCCCCCTGGTGGACTCCACGGCCATCCAGGTCAGTTGCAGTTCGGCCCATGTCGCAGAACCGTTTTTGACACCCGGAGAGAAGCTTCGTCGGCTGGACGCCTCTATTCGAAATGATCTGCTGGAGAAGCAGAAGATCATTTGTGATATATTCCGTTTGCCCGTGGAGCACTACGACCAGATTGTGGATATTGCAATGATGCCAGAGGCGCCGAAAGACAGTGCAGACATTGCGCTAGCTGCTTACGATCAGATTCAGACCCTGACCAAGATGCTTAATGAATACATGCACGTTACCCCGGAGCAGGAGGTCTCCGCAGTGTCCACTGTGGTGTGCAACCACTGTCACGAGAAGGACAAGTTGCGCAAGAAGCCGGTGGTGGCCACGTTGTCCTCCTCTAGCGATAcaccgccgccgctgccgccacCCAATAGGCAGCAGGCACAACCGCAGGCCCAGCCGCAGATTCCGCCGGCTAGGCCGATGCCCAAGCTCCAGCCCTTGGACCTTGTCGAAGTTGCCATACACGAAGACGACGACGGCTACTGTGAAATTGACGAGTTACGCCTGCCGGCGATTCCGTCCAAGTCGCAGGACTCTGTGCCCACTACTCCACTAGCTCCCTTCAAAGCGGAGCCCAAATCTCCGAAAGAAGTTGCCGAGGAGCCAGCGAAACTCCAAAGAGCGGATGCTATTTCTCGGGAGCCGTCGCTGGAGGAGAAGGAAAAGGTTGCTGAGGAAGCACACCCGCCGCTAGAAGCAGAAAGTGAACAATCTAAAGATGAAAAGGAAACCCTGGGAACGGAAACATCCGATGAAGCTGAAGGTTCGTCGAGAAAGGTCGATAACAAAGAGGCGTTGGATGAATCACAAAAAGAGAACAACGAGGAAGCCCCAGTAGAGAAGGAAGACAAGCCCGAAGATGATAAAACCGACGTCAGCGAAGCAGTC ATCGCTGAAGCTTCTGGAACCCTAGTAGATAGCTCCACTCAGACAGTTCCAGAGACGACAGCCGAAACGGATAAGTTATTCGGAGGATCGGGCAGTACTTGTGGTCCGAATCGCATCCAGCATGCGAGTGCCCTCGAGCCGAGTGTGCCCTGTCATGCGCTCAGCAGCATTTTGACCGTACTGAACGAGCAGATTTCCCTGCTTTTG ccaaaaattaatgaacGCGATATGGAGAGGGAGCGTCTGCGCAAAGAGAATCAACATCTTCGCGAGCTATTGAGCGCTCAACTGGGACGCCAGCGAGTTGATGAAGTAAAG gaaaCTCCTTTCGATCTTTCAAAACTAATGCATGCTGAGGATGTAGAGATTGATGACGATATTGACGACGCCATTTCCAACAGTTCACTGACGCCAACGCCCACGCCCATACCGGCGGAGGCGGGTTCGAGCAGCGCGGCCAGCAGCCAAGTTCAGACAGCGGAAGCCATGAGAGTTAACAGCACTGAGGACAAGGAATAG
- the LOC108133048 gene encoding uncharacterized protein, whose product MLTKYFGNQDKTEGMGLPPRESKDFQLLAAHACDLALQRGFYFSFRLPDWARDFKEHTREIIASPFHETSTTSNESKLSRQKSKYFHGDLRPDRYGMISENMGTSFFNEMPHDMQSKSGRPVRSPKIKDDVTCKKRG is encoded by the coding sequence ATGCTGACGAAATATTTCGGTAATCAGGACAAGACAGAGGGGATGGGACTGCCGCCCAGGGAATCCAAGGATTTCCAGCTACTGGCCGCCCACGCTTGCGATTTGGCCCTCCAGCGAGGATTCTACTTCTCGTTCCGGCTGCCCGACTGGGCGAGGGACTTTAAGGAGCACACCCGTGAGATTATAGCCAGTCCCTTCCACGAAACAAGCACTACCTCTAACGAATCAAAGCTCTCGAGGCAGAAATCCAAATACTTTCACGGTGATCTCCGACCAGACAGATACGGCATGATATCGGAGAACATGGGCACTAGCTTCTTCAACGAGATGCCGCACGATATGCAATCCAAGTCCGGAAGACCAGTACGTTCGCCCAAGATTAAGGATGACGTGACGTGCAAGAAACGAGGGTGA
- the LOC108133046 gene encoding uncharacterized protein, producing MVVGLIVKAGIVYAVIVATRNYGVWGSPDDTQEVYVDARDQIEPYADQARRKLKMCPPRPPPQGQWAFFGVHYYNQFVKAVFDVLSLVPYGLAAVFEKIPFYLQAIRESIRKYQEQKKKEIKISKDQLDETPLVQRPKGELVPHCKDKNCSRAPLIPPHCQKRYNDEFIYEPRPAKKSSCKCKCKQRQPKPCPKEKRKCPPPKDLPQKEKVCRCPGGPR from the coding sequence ATGGTTGTCGGTCTGATTGTGAAAGCTGGGATTGTATATGCCGTGATCGTGGCCACTAGGAACTATGGCGTTTGGGGCTCCCCGGATGACACGCAGGAGGTGTATGTGGATGCGCGGGATCAGATCGAGCCGTACGCGGATCAGGCTCGTCGCAAGCTCAAAATGTGTCCGCCCAGGCCACCACCTCAGGGCCAGTGGGCTTTCTTCGGCGTCCATTACTACAATCAGTTTGTAAAGGCGGTTTTCGACGTCTTGAGTCTGGTTCCCTATGGGCTGGCAGCCGTTTTCGAGAAGATACCCTTCTACCTTCAGGCCATTAGGGAAAGCATTCGCAAGTATCAGGAGCAGAAAAAGAAGGAGATCAAGATATCCAAGGACCAGCTGGACGAAACGCCTTTAGTCCAGCGACCCAAGGGGGAACTGGTGCCGCACTGCAAGGACAAGAACTGTTCCCGGGCTCCGCTGATCCCGCCGCACTGCCAGAAGCGTTACAACGACGAGTTCATCTACGAGCCGCGTCCGGCCAAGAAGTCATCGTGCAAGTGCAAGTGCAAGCAGCGCCAGCCCAAGCCTTGTCCCAAGGAGAAGCGCAAGTGCCCCCCACCCAAGGACTTGCCGCAAAAGGAGAAGGTGTGCCGATGCCCGGGTGGGCCAAGATGA